Proteins from a single region of bacterium:
- a CDS encoding LLM class F420-dependent oxidoreductase: MAGPLGKLAFTLPFGDARTSVELAKRAEQEWGYEAIWMAETAGPDSFTLAGAILQATDTLTLGTAIVPVYNRTPAVLAMSAGTLGQLAPGRFRLGLGSSSHAIIGDWNGVPFEAPLSTVRDSVAIIRQALAGEKTSYDGKRLRSKGLRLGCVPPEPVPIYLAGLREKMLNLAGEIGEGLIINFQPVDAMAQILSAYHAGATAAGRDATGDEVVSRFQFAVTDDVPAARNIVRAGFGGYLAQPVYNKFIAWCGFEEEAQAIREGFARRDRQAVGEAIHDELIDRIVILGNEEECREKLAGFVAAGVTAPVLAPLAARKDDAVRMLEAFAPARGR, translated from the coding sequence GTGGCGGGGCCGCTCGGGAAACTCGCCTTCACCCTGCCGTTCGGCGACGCCCGCACCTCCGTCGAGCTGGCGAAGCGTGCAGAGCAGGAATGGGGCTACGAGGCCATCTGGATGGCCGAGACCGCGGGCCCGGATTCCTTCACGCTGGCGGGGGCGATCTTGCAGGCGACCGACACGCTGACGCTCGGGACGGCCATCGTGCCGGTCTACAACCGCACGCCAGCCGTATTGGCCATGAGCGCCGGCACGCTCGGCCAGCTGGCGCCAGGACGCTTCCGCCTGGGGCTGGGCTCCTCGAGCCACGCCATCATCGGCGACTGGAATGGAGTGCCGTTCGAAGCGCCCCTTTCGACCGTCCGTGACTCCGTCGCCATCATCCGTCAGGCGCTCGCGGGCGAGAAGACGAGCTACGACGGCAAACGCCTGCGTTCGAAGGGGCTTCGCCTCGGTTGCGTGCCCCCGGAACCGGTGCCGATCTATCTGGCGGGGTTACGAGAGAAGATGCTGAACCTGGCCGGCGAGATCGGCGAAGGACTCATCATCAACTTCCAGCCGGTGGATGCGATGGCGCAGATCCTTTCCGCCTACCATGCCGGGGCAACGGCCGCCGGGCGCGACGCCACCGGAGACGAAGTCGTGAGCCGCTTCCAATTTGCCGTCACCGACGATGTGCCCGCCGCCAGGAACATCGTGCGCGCTGGTTTCGGCGGTTATCTGGCGCAACCGGTCTACAACAAATTCATCGCCTGGTGCGGCTTCGAAGAAGAGGCCCAGGCCATCCGCGAGGGGTTCGCGAGGCGAGACCGCCAGGCGGTCGGCGAAGCGATCCATGACGAGCTGATCGACCGCATCGTAATCCTCGGCAATGAGGAAGAATGCCGCGAAAAGCTGGCCGGCTTCGTCGCAGCAGGCGTGACGGCACCCGTTCTTGCACCGCTCGCGGCCCGAAAGGACGACGCGGTGCGCATGCTCGAAGCGT